GACGGgaacaaaactttataattcTTATGAAAATATCGACAGTTGTTATTATTCATGTTGTATAGACCGAGCCGATCACTACTAGCCGCCACTGATACGACGTCGTTACTTGGGAACCATAAGGGTTTTGCATATTCATCTTTCAACGCTGTAATTTTTGCCACTTTTACCCAAGACTTTCTCAAACTGTTCTCCAAAACCCATAACTCAGCTCCGTTTCTTGATTCCAAATGTTGAGTAACACCTAGCTTTCCTTCGTAGCTGACCAAGATGAGACTGCTATCGTCTAATAGTACGTCCGGAACAGAGAAAATAGACCAAGTTTCGGTTCGCATACAGAACCGGATCACGTTGTTCTTCCTTGTTAACCAATGCAAGAAACCGTATGCTGATACCGGTATAGCTTCTCTCGGGAAAAACTCTGATAACTCGAAATCATTCACATTCAGTCGCTTCCACGCGAAGGTATCATAATCGAAGACCTCGCAGTTGTGATTATAGAAACCCTCCTTTGTCGTCCATCTCCTTGGTTCAGAAACCCTAATGATCTTATACCGACACGGAGTCAAAGAAATCACCATTAAACCGGTTGCGATCGTCAGATATcgagttttagggtttggtaTGATCCAGTACTGCTTTGTAGCAGGTTTACAAACGATGTACTCTGGTATTGTTTTCGCTCCTTTAAACCTATCACCGATACAGAGCAAAATCCCATGATGTGTATCACAAGCTTTGATCTCTGCGTTgttctgaagaagaaactgaagcgagatttgggttttatcttctttttcttcttgtcctGCTTCAACGCCAGGGACAAAACGGGGGTATTTTTCCTCGTAATGAACAAAATAGCCGAAAACAGAGTTGGCTCTATGGAGATGATGATCGATAAATCTCAACTCGTAACTTCGTTTGTTGCActctttgttttgtagatggaaTCTTTCAATCTCTGTCGCTGGACAATGAGAGAGGATCTCTTGAATCACGTCTTGGTTCAACATCGCGCGTGGCCAGAGAAAAATCTTTGAGAGGGATTATTTTTAgattgatcagagaaaaataaGCTTTTCATATCTGAAAGTTGGATGGCTCTATcctcctctatatatagagaatagaAATTACCGTAAAGAAATAGTAATTTGTTGAGGACAAGGAGAAATAGTAATACaaagtttcctttttcctttttttctgtttgCGATTAcccgaaaagaaaaaaaaaattatttaataaagcAAAACAATACAATCTCTTTAATAAGATTAAGTTTACGTTTCTAATAGCagtatttaaagatttttattaaatgtttatgtttttttttgaagaaattttgaaaaacttgAACAttagtgtgtttgtttttttttttttatcatagaaatgaaaatttatttgataaaattgttcTAAAAAAGaggatataatttatttatgaagtatacaagactaaaaaaaaaatctttgattgGTTATTCAATGTTCTGGTTTTGTCAACAACACCAATATTAAATGGTTCAAGAACCTAAACTGGAAGAATAGCTAGAGTTCACATAAATGATTTCATTAGGTATATACTTGCACTTTGTGCTAAATTATTTGTCTTGGATTTTAAggtatttgaaatgaaagagaaaaaaaaatcttaaaatcgcCATGCATCCATGGTAATTGtcttacaaatatatttaagggtgaattactcaaatgttacttATTTTAGGTCATATttccagaatctacaaaaaacctttttattactagaatatttcaggtattttcaaaatacccagcgtgcccctgttttatgttaccggaaaaaaacgtaattacaaaaatgccattgtcacgtcagacgccacgtcagaaatcgctgacgtgtaaccataactcagccgtaacgcgttacaaggtatgttgcggctaagttataggtatgttgcggctgagttatcggaaaaacatttgagtaagagtgGACGGTTGAGTTAGGCTGAGtattttgtaattacgtttttttccGGTAACAAATACCTTAAATTCCAAGACAAATAATTTAGCACAAAGTGCAAGTATTTACCCAACGACATCATTCAGTTATGTGAACTCTATTCCTCTGATTTAAGTTCTTGAACCATTTAAAATTGgtgttgttgacaaaaacagaacattgaACAACCAAtcaaagatttggtttttttagtcTTAAATATGCAAACaactgacttattaaaatcagccaagcgttacaactgacttattaaaatctggctgagttttcacccgatggttgagttgtcaaaattttgactgagttatcactacgacacggctgagttatggtaaaaaaaactataactcagccgtgataggctgacttatcgtacaactcagccgtgataggctgacgtatcgtacaactcagccatttgacggctgacttattagcaaaagattaattactagaacaATTTGCAATCTCCATCGCTGAACAATGAGAGAGGATCTCTTGAATCACGTCTTGGATCAACATTATATCGTGCGTGGCCAGAGAAAAAACCTTTGAGAGGACTGTTTTTAGattgatcagagaaaaagaagTTTTCGTATCTGAAAGTTGGATGGCTCTATcctttatctatatatagagaatagaATAAGAGTACCCTAATCCGTAAAGAAATAGTAATTTGTCGAGGACGAGAAGACTTGGGGATacaatgtttctttttcttatttgcgATTTTCcagaataaaaaagaagaaaaaaaaagaagcaaaacaacaacattaaatcatcttttccatttaatttatagtatatttcattttttccttttcatttttttctcccttAACGACATGTCAATCTTTTTACATTAAGTTAGCagtaagattttaatgattttattaaatattaatgtgtctctgttctgttttttttgttgaatgtctttttgaaaaacttgaacaattgtgtgtttataattttttttatcatagaaataaaatttatttgatgtatcaaaattgttcttaaaaaaagtatataagaacaatttatgaaatatttaagactaaaaaaaccaaatctttgaTTGGTTGTtcaatgttctgtttttgtcaacaacacCAATTTTAAATGGTTCAAGAACTTAAATCAGAGGAATAGAGTTCACATAACTGAATGATGTCGTTGGGTAAATACTTGCACTTTGTGCTAAATTATTTGTCTTGGAATTTAAggtatttgaattttttttttttaaaacaaaaaaaaatcttaaaattgcCACGCATCCATGGTAGTTGTTTTACAAATGTATTTAACTTACCCAAGATATATTTTAGAGAGTTGAGGATATGGAAAAAGAGAtttaaataacaatataataacaaaaaacaaatacttcTACAAGAGTGTTATCTTCCaattttcttcatatatattccTTATTCTCGAATCTCGATCATCTACAAATATACTTATACTCCTTTTTTTATTCAACGTCATCTTTATGCAAACAAACTCTCTCGAAGTTTGAGTAGAAAGGGAGGTAATAGTAGAAATCTGGTATCGTATACAAATAACGATAGTTGTCGTTACTCATGTTGTAGAGACCGAGCTTACCACTGGCCGCCCTTGATATGGTGTCATTACTTGGGAGCCATATAGGTTCTTCATTGGAGATATCATCCTCTAACGCTTTGATTTTCACATCTTTAAATCTTACCCACGATGTTCCAAAACTCTTCTCCAAAACCCATATATTGGATCCTTCTCGCCATCTCGAATGGATCACACCTAGCTTCCCTTCGTAGCTGACCAAGAGGAGACAGTCATCGTCTACTAGTTCGTCCGGAACTGGGAAGGTAGACCAAGTTTCCGTTCGCATGCAGAACCGCATCACGTTGTTCTTCTCCGTCAACCAATGCAAGCAACCGTAGGCCGATACCGGTTGCATTCGAAGAAAAAACCCGGAAAATTTCAAGTTACTCAGTCGGTTCCATGCGTCCGAATCGGAATCATAAACTTCACAAGAGAGTTTAAAATCACCATCCCTACTCACTCTAATGATCTTACACCGAAACGGGTTAGAGGATACCACCATTAAACCGGTTGCGACAGTGTGAAACCGAGTCTCCGGGTTTGGTATTAACCGGTACTGTTTTGTAGCCGGTTTACAAACGATGTAACCTGGTATTCTTCCCCACAAATTATCATCTTTGATACAGAGCAAAATGCCATGATGTGTATCACATGCTTTGATATCTGCATTATTGAGAAAGCGAGGAAGCAATGCCAGACTGATtcggtttttttctttactaccGAAAGCAGAGACAAAACTGGAGTGATACCAATAATAGGGCGCAAACTTTTTGTTCCGGACCTCTCGGTAAAGAAATATATAGCCGAAGAAAGAGTTGGTTCTATGGAGATTACGATTGATAAAACTCAACTCGTAACTTCGTTTGTTGCACTCTTTGTTCAGTAGACGAAACTTTGCCATCTCCGTTGCAGGACAATAAGACATGATCTCTAGCATCACGTCTTCGTTCATCATCGTTGTCGGAGAATTATTCATCATCGCCATTGTGTAGAGGAATAATTATTCTGAttagatcaaataaaaaaagttttttttttcgaatatGAAATGTTTGATGATTAATCCCCTACTTATAGTGAAAAGGATACCTTAATTTgtcaagaataattaattataagcaACTTAATAGAGGTTATCTATTGGAGATTGTTTACTATATACATATCTCCATTTtgtgatttatatattattactaaaagTTATGTTGGTTTCCTTTTAAACCGATGCATCTCTTATATTAATAAGGTTTCcttaaaaagaaatagaaaaaatgtgATATCTGTAATTATCAATTACTCTAATGGGgattattggtttgagatttgaatagagttttaaagattttaaatgtttaggtagaatttgttgttattagatcaagattttgttaaactctgttaaggTTTAATGTAAtaagtttgtgatttgtaaagagtcatttaaaatcttaacaaatttgggttattagattcagacttttataaagtcattaaaagttttatgttattcaattaaaacaaaaaaatctaggattgttaatgagtttaattattatgttattggttcataagtttagacactttctttactaAACAAAGTCatgaaaaatgtcataaaaatacatgtattatttggaggactttacaagattttagaaagaGCAATTGTCATGGATACcatgattttaagtttttgggtcaaaaaGACCACAAATCCCAACAATTTCTAGTtctaacatttttcttttaaacaattTGACAAAATTATCCTCACATCAAAACACCCATCTTTGCTTCATCTATTCACCCACCGTTTCACGATCTCTTCACTTCACCGTACGTTAAACTAGCCTTGCGTGCGTCCTCCTCGCCTCACCGCACGTTCTCCTTGCCTCCCCTTGCCTCGCCTCGCCTTGCCTCGCTCACCGTGCACTCTCCTCGCCTCGCCTTGCTTCGCCGTTTTGCGTTTTAACTGTGATAACAGATCTCAACAGCGGTTACAACGATCTCATATCATGATGTGTCTTATTTAAATTTGCACAATATGAGATCTTTGTGTCCGCTTCAGATTTTGTACTCTCAGATGGCTCGAGCCTCCTATTGAACATAGAAAACGACACCGTATAGGCTGGTTATCCTTCGTCATATTTGAAATCGGGTCGGTGATCGCAGATTCAAGCTTTTGTTGAGTTTGCTGGGACTCAGATTGGAGTTGTGTTTCCGAATGTAAAACAATCTCGGTATCGTTAGATGGAAGTATCAAAGCTATTCAAGAGGTGAATTTTTTTCTCAATGTCattaatcttaatttttgagATCCCTTTCTCGTAAGTCTTGAAATTTTGAATCTAATTCCTTGATTTATGGCTCAATACTGATAAGGGGGCGAAAGCTAGAAGAGATGGTGGTGCTCTGTTTTGAAGGTGACAAAAGAGAGTAAgcgatggaagaagaagagaagcagcAGAACGGGGATTATGAGAGGGGTAGGGTCGATGTCGAACCAAGGGGTTTGCTGAGAAagaggagggggtttatatatggaaacccctttgacctagcttcccagtcctgcccgagggtctactcgatggggtgcacgaggatgagatcaggt
The window above is part of the Camelina sativa cultivar DH55 unplaced genomic scaffold, Cs unpScaffold00772, whole genome shotgun sequence genome. Proteins encoded here:
- the LOC104773923 gene encoding F-box protein At5g41720-like, which codes for MLNQDVIQEILSHCPATEIERFHLQNKECNKRSYELRFIDHHLHRANSVFGYFVHYEEKYPRFVPGVEAGQEEKEDKTQISLQFLLQNNAEIKACDTHHGILLCIGDRFKGAKTIPEYIVCKPATKQYWIIPNPKTRYLTIATGLMVISLTPCRYKIIRVSEPRRWTTKEGFYNHNCEVFDYDTFAWKRLNVNDFELSEFFPREAIPVSAYGFLHWLTRKNNVIRFCMRTETWSIFSVPDVLLDDSSLILVSYEGKLGVTQHLESRNGAELWVLENSLRKSWVKVAKITALKDEYAKPLWFPSNDVVSVAASSDRL
- the LOC104773922 gene encoding F-box protein At5g49610-like; this translates as MAMMNNSPTTMMNEDVMLEIMSYCPATEMAKFRLLNKECNKRSYELSFINRNLHRTNSFFGYIFLYREVRNKKFAPYYWYHSSFVSAFGSKEKNRISLALLPRFLNNADIKACDTHHGILLCIKDDNLWGRIPGYIVCKPATKQYRLIPNPETRFHTVATGLMVVSSNPFRCKIIRVSRDGDFKLSCEVYDSDSDAWNRLSNLKFSGFFLRMQPVSAYGCLHWLTEKNNVMRFCMRTETWSTFPVPDELVDDDCLLLVSYEGKLGVIHSRWREGSNIWVLEKSFGTSWVRFKDVKIKALEDDISNEEPIWLPSNDTISRAASGKLGLYNMSNDNYRYLYTIPDFYYYLPFYSNFERVCLHKDDVE